The following coding sequences lie in one Apium graveolens cultivar Ventura chromosome 3, ASM990537v1, whole genome shotgun sequence genomic window:
- the LOC141710571 gene encoding uncharacterized protein LOC141710571 — MKKGKVRDLTHKDLEGSEHMLCYMSTFDKLVEASRVASELYDQHKQNNLSIFDTHCSVDKSLGKSLVGDHQETNKEPFFSSRTCRISGQELLKGARKKCRGETSSWSRCYEYGNVRRSLSDHDDHGVTEKVLGKKRKCCDSKDDDFVHLDVKEKVLGNKRKSYDLKDGNFKKPRIDNELRYKGVGTAPLPVEVANEIQRLGGNDVRLLIQKTLTATDLAQDKNRFNIPAKRVRQEAKGFLTEDEEKFLNQRYGDNSIVGMQVPLLEPSLNRSEIKLKKWPMSNSFWYVLCTSWFQMQRNNHLQVGKDLQVWSFRVNGVLNLAMVKVP, encoded by the coding sequence ATGAAGAAAGGCAAAGTGAGAGATTTGACACATAAAGACTTGGAGGGCAGCGAACACATGTTGTGTTACATGTCCACATTTGATAAATTGGTTGAAGCTAGTAGGGTTGCTTCTGAGTTATACGATCAACATAAACAGAACAATCTTTCGATTTTCGATACTCATTGCTCTGTTGATAAATCTTTGGGAAAGAGTCTTGTAGGTGATCATCAAGAAACTAACAAAGAGCCATTCTTTAGTTCAAGAACTTGTCGTATTTCAGGACAAGAGTTGCTCAAGGGGGCACGTAAGAAGTGTAGAGGAGAGACTTCTTCGTGGTCTCGATGTTACGAATATGGTAATGTGAGGAGATCATTGAGTGATCATGATGATCATGGTGTGACAGAGAAGGTtcttggaaagaaaagaaagtgcTGTGATTCGAAAGACGATGATTTTGTGCATCTTGATGTGAAAGAGAAGGTTCTTGGAAATAAAAGAAAGTCGTATGATTTGAAAGACGGAAATTTTAAGAAGCCTAGGATTGATAATGAGTTGAGATACAAAGGTGTGGGAACTGCACCATTGCCTGTAGAGGTTGCTAATGAAATTCAAAGGCTAGGGGGTAATGATGTTCGATTGCTAATACAAAAGACTCTTACTGCTACTGATTTGGCACAAGACAAGAATCGATTTAATATCCCAGCCAAACGAGTCAGACAAGAAGCCAAGGGTTTTCTTACAGAAGACGAAGAAAAGTTTTTGAACCAACGCTATGGAGACAATAGTATAGTGGGAATGCAGGTTCCGTTGCTCGAGCCAAGCCTTAACAGGTCAGAGATTAAACTCAAGAAGTGGCCTATGAGTAACTCGTTCTGGTACGTTTTGTGTACTTCTTGGTTTCAGATGCAAAGAAATAATCATCTTCAAGTTGGCAAGGACTTGCAAGTATGGTCGTTTCGAGTTAATGGAGTTCTCAATTTGGCAATGGTGAAAGTCCCTTAG